In Gossypium arboreum isolate Shixiya-1 chromosome 6, ASM2569848v2, whole genome shotgun sequence, the following are encoded in one genomic region:
- the LOC108457355 gene encoding 60S ribosomal protein L37-1-like yields the protein MGKGTGSFGKRRNKTHTLCVRCGRRSFHLQKSRCGACGYPASRIRKYNWSVKAIRRKTTGTGRMRYLCHLPRKFKTGFREGTQATPRKKAAVAAS from the exons ATg gGAAAAGGAACTGGAAGCTTTGGAAAGCGAAGGAATAAGACCCACACACTTTGCGTTCGATGTGGGCGCCGTAGCTTCCATCTCCAGAAGAGCCGTTGCGGTGCTTGTGGCTACCCTGCCAGCCGCATCCGAAAAT ATAACTGGAGTGTGAAGGCTATTAGAAGAAAGACGACTGGGACAGGCCGCATGAGGTACCTCTGTCATCTGCCCCGAAAGTTCAAAACTGGTTTTAGAGAAG GCACTCAAGCAACTCCAAGGAAGAAGGCAGCTGTTGCTGCATCTTAA
- the LOC108457354 gene encoding GTP-binding protein At2g22870 — MVVTQLPRFHYLVFKNPPPSFKFFPKPKVPIKSAASTLFSAPKSTLSTTEPIPITDFSLPDEPKLEISLDKLFVPPETQVSCDDSSLSTRILKGSNIVLSKYARDAQVVQAEFVKSSVRTEDCPSDGLPEFALVGRSNVGKSSLLNSLVRRKRLALTSKKPGKTQCINHFRINDSWYLVDLPGYGYASAPQELRTDWGKFTKDYFINRSTLVSIFLLIDASIPAKKIDLEYASWLGQNQVPMTLIFTKCDKRKKKKNGGKRPEENVKDFQELICGFFQTVPPWIMTSSVTNQGRDEILLHMAQLRNYWLKH; from the exons ATGGTTGTAACTCAGCTTCCAAGGTTTCATTATTTAGTCTTCAAAAATCCGCCGCCAAGTTTCAAATTTTTCCCCAAACCAAAAGTACCCATCAAATCCGCTGCCTCAACGCTCTTCTCTGCTCCCAAATCCACTCTTTCCACGACGGAACCCATACCCATCACCGATTTCTCACTCCCCGACGAACCCAAACTCGAGATTTCATTAGACAAGCTGTTTGTTCCTCCGGAGACCCAGGTTTCTTGCGATGATTCTAGCTTAAGCACCAGAATCTTGAAAGGGTCGAACATAGTTCTGAGTAAGTACGCAAGGGACGCTCAAGTGGTTCAAGCTGAGTTCGTGAAGAGCAGTGTCAGGACTGAGGATTGCCCTTCCGATGGCTTGCCGGAGTTTGCTCTCGTCGGCCGCTCGAATGTCGGGAAATCCTCGCTTCTTAATTCTCTCGTAAGGAGGAAACGCCTTGCTCTCACCTCTAAGAAACCTG GGAAGACGCAATGCATCAACCATTTCCGCATCAATGATAGTTGGTACCTTGTGGATTTGCCTGGATATGG CTATGCATCTGCACCTCAGGAACTTCGAACGGATTGGGGAAAGTTTACCAAAGACTATTTTATCAACCGTTCAACGTTAGTATCAATTTTCCTGCTTATAGATGCTAGCATTCCCGCAAAGAAAATCGACCTGGAATATGCTAGTTGGCTTGGTCAGAACCAG GTCCCGATGACGCTGATATTTACCAAATGCGACAAgcggaagaagaaaaagaacggCGGAAAAAGGCCTGAAGAAAACGTGAAGGACTTTCAGGAGCTGATATGCGGTTTCTTCCAGACAGTGCCGCCATGGATAATGACCAGCAGTGTTACAAATCAAGGGCGGGATGAGATACTATTGCATATGGCTCAACTTCGAAATTATTGGCTGAAACACTGA